The following are encoded in a window of Vigna unguiculata cultivar IT97K-499-35 chromosome 8, ASM411807v1, whole genome shotgun sequence genomic DNA:
- the LOC114195048 gene encoding uncharacterized protein LOC114195048, whose translation MKHFADIHRRVVSYKKLGKRYYGPFEIVEAIGPVAYRLALPDSAKIHPPLSILDSKWDDSVVPPRHLVLVQWHGLPPEDTTWESWDLLSAHYHLEDKVSFQAVANDRNHGLITKVVINAEEEPNLTKNGPRNDEGVRPKRITKRPSNWEDYEH comes from the exons ATGAAACATTTTGCTGACATTCATCGTCGTGTTGTCTCTTACAAA AAGCTTGGGAAACGCTACTACGGtccttttgaaattgttgaagCCATTGGTCCTGTTGCTTATCGTTTGGCCTTACCAGATTCTGCCAAGATTCACCCA CCACTTTCCATTTTGGATTCCAAATGGGATGATTCTGTTGTACCCCCTCGGCATCTAGTTCTTGTTCAATGGCATGGTCTCCCACCAGAAGATACCACTTGGGAGTCATGGGATTTGTTATCAGCTCACTAtcaccttgaggacaaggtgtcTTTCCAAGCGGTGGCGAATGATAGGAACCACGGCCTAATAACTAAAGTTGTTATTAATGCTGAGGAGGAACCCAATCTGACAAAGAATGGGCCTCGGAATGATGAAGGAGTTAGGCCTAAACGCATCACCAAACGACCCTCTAATTGGGAGGACTACGAACACTAA